One genomic region from Clostridiales bacterium encodes:
- a CDS encoding response regulator, giving the protein MRRAVVLAIDDDLEMAGLMEMVLETAGFIVETAPSVFEGMKTIARIQPDVVLLDIMMPGVNGWQLCEALRENASTAAIPVVFVTALGGAHDRETAEKAGAAGYITKPFSNDGLVAEVRRHLPR; this is encoded by the coding sequence ATGCGGCGGGCCGTGGTGCTTGCCATAGACGATGATCTTGAGATGGCCGGTCTCATGGAGATGGTTTTGGAGACCGCGGGTTTCATCGTTGAGACAGCGCCGAGCGTCTTCGAGGGCATGAAGACAATCGCACGCATCCAGCCAGATGTTGTCCTCCTCGACATAATGATGCCGGGAGTCAATGGATGGCAGCTGTGTGAGGCGTTGCGCGAGAACGCATCTACCGCCGCGATTCCCGTGGTCTTTGTCACCGCCCTTGGCGGCGCGCACGATCGTGAAACCGCCGAGAAGGCAGGCGCGGCCGGCTACATCACCAAACCGTTTTCCAACGATGGTCTTGTAGCCGAGGTCCGACGGCACCTTCCGCGCTGA
- a CDS encoding DUF554 domain-containing protein — translation MADRRERGVNVLGSGVLVNVLAVLVGSAIGLMFGGVITERFRAIAFSGIGLATIVIGASMAIGGLADLGTNGMGPYAALVLVGSLVVGALLGEALRIEHRLEHFGHFLQRIAHRVPFLAPGRAEQPGEKAHTLVEGFVTASLLFCVGAMTILGSIKDGLGDPSLLYLKALLDGIAAIALATTLGVGVALSAIPILVIQGSVALGAHAIEPFVTEAVINAIQATGGALIFAIGLDLARIKRLPVGNMLPAIIIAAVLTGFLT, via the coding sequence ATGGCTGACCGAAGAGAGCGAGGAGTGAACGTGCTCGGTTCCGGTGTTCTGGTCAACGTGCTTGCGGTTCTTGTGGGTTCGGCTATAGGTCTTATGTTTGGTGGAGTCATCACCGAGAGGTTTCGCGCTATCGCGTTTTCCGGGATAGGGCTGGCGACGATCGTGATCGGCGCGAGCATGGCTATCGGAGGGCTTGCCGATCTTGGCACAAACGGAATGGGACCATACGCGGCCCTCGTCCTAGTGGGCTCGCTTGTCGTTGGCGCATTGCTCGGCGAAGCGTTGCGTATCGAGCACAGACTCGAGCACTTCGGCCACTTCCTCCAAAGGATCGCGCATCGTGTGCCGTTCCTCGCGCCCGGTCGGGCCGAGCAGCCCGGAGAGAAGGCGCACACGCTTGTCGAAGGGTTCGTGACCGCGTCGTTGCTGTTTTGCGTGGGAGCAATGACGATTCTGGGCTCGATCAAAGACGGCCTCGGCGACCCGTCGTTGCTGTACCTCAAGGCCCTGCTCGATGGGATCGCGGCGATCGCGCTCGCGACCACGCTCGGAGTAGGTGTCGCACTTTCAGCGATCCCGATCCTTGTCATCCAGGGGAGCGTCGCGCTGGGCGCGCACGCGATCGAGCCTTTCGTCACCGAGGCGGTCATCAACGCGATCCAGGCTACCGGAGGCGCACTCATCTTTGCGATAGGTCTCGATCTCGCGCGCATCAAGCGCCTGCCTGTTGGCAACATGCTTCCAGCGATCATTATCGCAGCGGTGCTGACTGGGTTTCTGACGTGA
- a CDS encoding NYN domain-containing protein encodes MLYVIDGYNVTRSDPATRDLPLDRQRDALIARLRARGAELLGRGRIVVVFDAERATGAPAAPNMEPVEVVFARRGSADDEIVRIIQGAAARETVTVVTSDNALVARARTHGGGRVRIRARDVVFDAGGRGRARIGPKRYPASGAGIPAGGNAITAELKELWLTEESEE; translated from the coding sequence ATGCTCTACGTGATCGATGGCTACAACGTCACAAGATCCGATCCCGCCACCCGGGACCTCCCGCTCGATCGACAACGCGACGCGCTCATCGCGCGACTTAGGGCGCGCGGAGCGGAGCTTCTCGGGCGGGGCCGGATCGTGGTCGTTTTTGACGCCGAGCGAGCAACCGGGGCGCCTGCGGCACCGAACATGGAGCCGGTAGAAGTCGTGTTCGCGCGACGAGGCTCAGCTGATGATGAGATTGTGCGAATCATACAGGGGGCCGCAGCGCGTGAGACGGTCACGGTCGTGACCTCCGACAATGCGCTTGTCGCACGGGCACGCACGCACGGTGGAGGCCGCGTGCGGATCCGCGCACGTGACGTGGTTTTCGACGCCGGCGGCCGAGGACGTGCGCGAATTGGTCCAAAGCGGTACCCTGCTTCAGGCGCGGGCATCCCCGCTGGCGGCAACGCCATAACCGCCGAGCTCAAGGAGTTATGGCTGACCGAAGAGAGCGAGGAGTGA
- a CDS encoding PQQ-dependent sugar dehydrogenase: MPHVIRAILTTALFATLLGCAGPAEPPTIVDPSTPSAPEGPSTPPESSRLEDLKIDFVLVADGFDQPLYVTGAGDGSGRLFVAEKTGALWTVRDGEIDDTPFLDLRGRVSTESELGLLGVAFTPDFAASGVVYVSYTDLSHASVLSRFDSDGVTADPNSERVLLRVEQPYANHNGGGIAFGPDGMLYLGLGDGGSAGDPLRAGQDLSTPLGKMLRIDVGATGAWSTQAGVPADNPFVDVAGADPLIWSYGLRNPWRFSFDRETGDLWIGDVGQNALEEVNFQPAASQGGENWGWSLFEGTDPFPPDRDVTENRDAFAWPLVEYRHPTGKSVTGGYVYRGDAFPLMRGVYLYGDFVTGRVWGVARGPDGPETRELATTEMAISSFGEDDEGELYVVDFQGGLYRVEAR; encoded by the coding sequence GTGCCACATGTGATACGTGCGATCCTGACCACAGCGCTCTTCGCCACGCTACTAGGGTGCGCCGGCCCGGCGGAGCCGCCGACCATCGTCGACCCCAGCACCCCATCGGCCCCAGAAGGGCCATCCACCCCTCCGGAGAGCTCTCGTCTTGAGGACTTGAAAATCGACTTCGTTCTCGTCGCTGACGGATTCGACCAGCCGCTCTACGTCACGGGAGCGGGCGACGGATCCGGAAGATTGTTCGTGGCCGAGAAGACCGGCGCGCTTTGGACGGTGCGCGACGGCGAAATCGACGACACGCCCTTCCTCGATCTGCGCGGCCGGGTGAGCACCGAGTCGGAGCTCGGGCTTCTCGGCGTAGCGTTCACGCCCGATTTCGCGGCGAGCGGAGTGGTGTATGTGAGCTACACCGACCTCAGCCATGCAAGCGTTCTCTCGCGCTTCGACTCTGATGGCGTCACAGCCGACCCAAACAGCGAGCGCGTTTTGCTGCGCGTCGAGCAACCCTACGCTAACCACAACGGTGGAGGGATAGCGTTCGGACCCGACGGGATGCTCTACCTCGGGCTCGGCGATGGCGGCTCAGCAGGGGACCCGCTGCGCGCCGGCCAGGATCTCTCGACACCGCTCGGCAAGATGCTGCGGATCGATGTCGGCGCGACAGGTGCGTGGAGCACACAGGCTGGCGTCCCGGCGGACAACCCCTTCGTCGATGTCGCCGGTGCCGATCCGCTCATCTGGTCGTACGGACTTAGAAACCCGTGGCGCTTCAGCTTCGACCGTGAAACCGGCGACCTGTGGATCGGGGATGTGGGCCAAAACGCGTTAGAAGAGGTGAACTTCCAGCCCGCGGCGAGCCAAGGAGGCGAGAACTGGGGATGGAGCCTCTTCGAGGGCACCGACCCCTTTCCGCCAGACCGCGATGTCACCGAGAACCGGGACGCCTTCGCGTGGCCGCTCGTTGAGTACCGCCACCCTACCGGCAAATCCGTGACCGGCGGCTATGTCTACCGGGGCGACGCTTTTCCGCTCATGCGCGGCGTCTACCTGTACGGAGACTTCGTGACCGGACGCGTGTGGGGGGTCGCACGCGGCCCCGATGGTCCTGAAACCAGAGAGCTCGCCACAACCGAGATGGCCATCTCGTCGTTCGGTGAGGATGACGAAGGGGAGCTCTACGTGGTCGATTTCCAGGGAGGGTTATATCGGGTCGAGGCGCGATAG
- a CDS encoding pyridoxal-phosphate dependent enzyme: protein MKLPLFERFPGIAALPRVELCDLPTPVANGADILPLDEDAEEIWPVHGLWVKRDDLTNAIYGGNKVRKLEFLLGQAKAQGRAAVLTFGAYGSNHALATAVHARALGLEPHVVLSPQAPGPFAAATLRAHAALGTVIHPIDGWDGRREAVLARRGLARRDGVEPYVIPMGGTNSLGTIGYVNAAFEVAAQVRELDLGAIAFALGDFVAPDVVYVAGGTLGTAVGLAIGFAALERAGARMAPQVLAIRVTPGEVANEPFAEKLAAETIMLMRSLDSAFPELTFADLRLELRHEFFDPGYGVPTSESIEAVKLAGAAGVKLETTYTGKAFAALMADTKSGRLQGARDHVLFWDTYHSGPMPPAGPVEALPPPLQAYVAECDRLFGAPAGG, encoded by the coding sequence ATGAAGCTGCCGTTGTTCGAGCGCTTCCCGGGTATCGCCGCATTGCCTCGCGTCGAGCTTTGCGATCTGCCCACGCCGGTTGCCAACGGCGCGGACATCCTCCCGCTCGATGAGGACGCCGAGGAGATCTGGCCCGTCCACGGCCTTTGGGTCAAGCGCGACGACCTCACCAATGCGATCTACGGCGGGAACAAGGTTCGCAAGCTCGAGTTCCTTCTCGGCCAAGCGAAGGCGCAGGGCCGCGCGGCGGTACTCACGTTTGGCGCGTACGGTTCGAACCACGCGCTCGCCACCGCGGTGCACGCCCGCGCGCTCGGACTCGAGCCGCACGTTGTGCTTTCGCCGCAGGCCCCGGGACCGTTCGCCGCAGCGACGTTGCGTGCCCATGCGGCGCTCGGCACGGTGATCCACCCCATCGACGGATGGGACGGTCGCCGCGAAGCGGTGCTCGCCCGGCGGGGGCTCGCCCGGCGAGACGGTGTTGAGCCCTACGTCATCCCGATGGGCGGTACCAACTCGCTCGGCACGATTGGTTACGTGAACGCGGCGTTCGAGGTTGCCGCGCAGGTCAGGGAGCTCGACTTGGGCGCGATTGCGTTCGCGCTCGGAGACTTCGTCGCGCCAGATGTCGTCTACGTCGCCGGCGGGACGCTCGGCACGGCGGTGGGGCTCGCGATTGGGTTTGCCGCGCTCGAGCGCGCCGGTGCGCGTATGGCGCCACAGGTACTCGCGATCCGTGTCACGCCCGGCGAGGTCGCCAACGAGCCGTTCGCCGAGAAGCTCGCTGCCGAGACGATCATGTTGATGCGCTCGCTCGACTCGGCCTTTCCCGAACTCACCTTCGCAGACTTGCGCCTAGAGCTGCGCCACGAGTTTTTCGATCCCGGCTACGGTGTGCCGACCTCCGAGAGCATCGAAGCGGTCAAGCTCGCTGGCGCGGCCGGAGTGAAACTCGAGACCACCTATACGGGCAAGGCGTTCGCGGCGCTCATGGCGGACACGAAGAGCGGCCGCCTCCAAGGAGCTCGTGACCACGTGCTGTTTTGGGACACATACCACTCTGGGCCGATGCCGCCCGCGGGTCCGGTCGAAGCGCTTCCCCCGCCCCTTCAGGCGTACGTCGCCGAGTGCGATCGGCTCTTTGGCGCACCTGCGGGCGGGTAG
- a CDS encoding ABC transporter permease: MRDLAGHRFRTLLVVLSIAVGVFAITVVMGGRGILIREFDAVYSASMPATITFAVSDLDESVVRAVERFEGVRFAEGARTLAIRYEKGEQSDAVSSAGWDTMQLRAVPDLEGGQIDVVTVESARTWPPAAGELVLERSVNLVAPHAVGDVVTAETPGGTRVRLRVTSIVHDINAFPATFVNAATGYVSMDTLRLLDEPRSYNELKVVAAGTPDRAEASRLATAIRDDVLLPRGVQVVQTSVPEPGSHFLGDIFKAVSLLLLALGLLSLALSGFLVVTTVQAIMAQQVRQVGIMKAVGGRAGQVTWMYLAMVAVYGSGAVAVGLPAGALAGWWFTGYAADLLNFRITSFAPPPYVVLLGVLVGLAVPLLAAVVPVRLGTRTSVVRALNATGMSGTSFGHGLLDRALGLVRGLPRPVALSLRNTFLRKGRLTLTLITLSLASSVIMSVTSVQSSILATVDEIDMWDYDAQLWFARPQSAETVTRVASRVEGVVAVSGMPEYRAVFARPDGTESEPIDIIGVRPGSDFIVPRLTEGRWLTADDSNAIVLNADVVKSEPGLTSGSRATFNVIGDDRVFEVVGVVSAGLMGPVAFTPLEHLEAITGAHGAIMRLQVRTTSAHEAEQTRVARLVERQLEERGVPVAFSQTATEQRDQVASQLGILVTFLAIMGAILALVGVIGLTGTMTINVLESTREIGVMRAIGASHRSIYQIFVTEGVVIALIAWFLGALASYPMSLALLTMLERAMALPLTFEYSWEGVVVWLVAVTVIAVAASLLPAFRAAQVSVRDAIAYE, from the coding sequence GTGCGAGACCTCGCCGGACACCGGTTCCGCACTCTGCTCGTGGTCCTCTCGATCGCGGTGGGCGTGTTCGCGATCACTGTCGTGATGGGCGGACGCGGCATCCTCATTCGCGAGTTCGACGCGGTCTACTCGGCGTCGATGCCCGCCACCATCACGTTTGCGGTGTCCGATCTGGATGAAAGCGTGGTGCGCGCTGTCGAGCGGTTTGAGGGAGTGCGTTTTGCCGAGGGCGCGCGAACGCTCGCGATTCGCTACGAAAAGGGAGAGCAAAGCGACGCTGTCTCCTCCGCCGGGTGGGACACCATGCAGCTGCGCGCGGTGCCCGATCTCGAGGGCGGGCAGATCGATGTCGTGACGGTGGAGTCGGCGCGCACGTGGCCTCCCGCGGCCGGGGAGCTTGTGCTGGAGCGCTCGGTCAATCTGGTCGCCCCGCACGCTGTAGGAGACGTGGTGACAGCCGAGACACCCGGCGGCACACGTGTGCGGCTGCGCGTGACGAGCATCGTCCACGACATCAACGCGTTTCCTGCGACGTTCGTGAACGCCGCCACCGGCTACGTCTCGATGGATACCCTGCGCCTGCTCGACGAGCCACGCAGCTACAACGAGCTTAAGGTTGTCGCTGCGGGCACACCCGACAGGGCCGAAGCGAGCCGACTCGCAACGGCCATCCGCGACGACGTGCTGCTCCCGCGCGGCGTGCAGGTCGTGCAGACCAGCGTGCCCGAGCCGGGCAGTCACTTTCTCGGAGACATCTTCAAGGCGGTTTCGCTGCTGCTGCTCGCGCTCGGACTGCTCTCGCTTGCGCTCTCGGGCTTTCTTGTCGTGACAACGGTGCAAGCGATCATGGCGCAACAGGTGAGACAAGTGGGCATCATGAAGGCTGTGGGCGGGCGAGCCGGCCAGGTCACGTGGATGTACCTCGCGATGGTCGCGGTCTACGGGTCAGGCGCGGTCGCCGTGGGGCTGCCCGCCGGCGCGCTCGCTGGTTGGTGGTTCACGGGGTACGCCGCTGACTTGCTGAACTTCCGCATCACCTCGTTCGCGCCGCCGCCGTACGTGGTGCTGCTAGGCGTGCTGGTGGGGTTGGCCGTGCCCCTGCTCGCGGCAGTGGTCCCGGTGCGTCTCGGGACACGTACGAGCGTGGTTCGGGCGCTCAACGCGACGGGGATGAGCGGCACGTCGTTTGGGCACGGGTTGCTCGATCGCGCGCTGGGTCTCGTTCGCGGGCTGCCGCGACCGGTCGCACTGTCGCTGCGCAACACGTTTCTACGCAAGGGACGTCTCACATTGACGCTCATCACGCTCTCGCTTGCATCCTCGGTGATCATGTCGGTGACGAGCGTGCAGAGCTCGATCCTTGCTACCGTGGACGAGATCGACATGTGGGACTACGACGCCCAGTTGTGGTTCGCGCGCCCGCAGAGCGCCGAGACGGTCACGCGTGTCGCGTCGCGCGTAGAAGGCGTGGTCGCGGTTTCAGGGATGCCGGAGTATCGTGCCGTCTTCGCCCGTCCCGACGGCACAGAATCAGAACCGATCGACATCATCGGGGTGCGTCCCGGCTCAGACTTCATCGTGCCGCGCCTCACCGAAGGGCGGTGGCTTACCGCAGACGACAGTAACGCGATCGTACTCAACGCTGACGTTGTTAAGAGCGAACCCGGGCTCACTTCAGGGTCACGCGCCACGTTCAACGTGATTGGTGACGATCGTGTCTTCGAGGTCGTGGGCGTCGTGAGCGCGGGGCTCATGGGCCCGGTCGCGTTCACGCCGCTGGAACACCTTGAAGCCATCACTGGTGCGCACGGTGCGATCATGAGGTTGCAGGTGCGCACCACGTCGGCGCACGAGGCCGAACAGACTCGCGTAGCGCGCCTCGTTGAGCGACAGCTCGAAGAGCGAGGAGTCCCGGTGGCGTTCTCACAGACCGCGACGGAGCAGCGCGACCAGGTCGCAAGCCAACTCGGCATACTCGTGACGTTCCTCGCGATCATGGGGGCGATCCTCGCACTCGTTGGCGTAATCGGACTCACGGGCACCATGACCATCAACGTGCTCGAGTCGACCCGCGAGATCGGCGTCATGCGTGCCATCGGGGCGTCGCACCGCTCGATCTACCAGATATTCGTGACAGAGGGGGTCGTCATTGCGCTCATCGCGTGGTTCCTCGGCGCGCTGGCCTCGTATCCGATGAGCCTGGCGCTGCTCACGATGCTTGAGAGGGCGATGGCGCTGCCGCTCACCTTCGAGTACTCGTGGGAGGGTGTGGTTGTGTGGCTGGTGGCGGTCACGGTTATCGCGGTGGCAGCAAGCCTCCTGCCGGCGTTTCGAGCGGCCCAGGTAAGCGTGCGCGACGCGATCGCCTACGAGTAG
- a CDS encoding ABC transporter ATP-binding protein: MNVPDAPHGRETPLVSLRGVVKVYDTGGVPFTALRGVDLEVRSGEFIGLVGKSGSGKTTLINMITGIDHPTSGEVVIDGVSVHALNENQLAMWRGRTIGVVFQFFQLLPTLTAIENVMLPMDFCAMHSPAERPERAMRLLEQVEMTDQAYKLPSALSGGQQQRVAIARALANDPPILAADEPTGNLDSKTADAVFHLFEELVDAHKTIIMVTHDADIASRVRRSLTVSDGEIVEETTHRPRTARSGP, translated from the coding sequence GTGAACGTCCCTGATGCACCCCACGGCCGTGAAACGCCGCTCGTCTCGCTCCGCGGTGTGGTGAAGGTCTACGACACCGGAGGGGTTCCGTTCACCGCGCTGCGCGGTGTCGACCTCGAGGTGCGTAGCGGCGAGTTCATCGGGCTGGTGGGAAAGTCCGGATCGGGCAAGACAACACTCATCAACATGATCACCGGCATCGACCATCCAACGTCGGGCGAGGTGGTCATCGACGGGGTTTCTGTGCATGCTTTAAACGAGAACCAGCTCGCGATGTGGCGCGGTCGCACGATCGGCGTAGTGTTTCAGTTCTTCCAGCTGTTGCCCACGCTCACGGCCATAGAAAACGTCATGCTGCCGATGGACTTCTGCGCGATGCACTCCCCGGCCGAGCGCCCCGAACGAGCGATGCGCCTCTTAGAACAGGTCGAGATGACCGACCAGGCCTACAAGTTGCCCTCGGCGCTCTCTGGAGGTCAGCAACAGCGCGTCGCAATCGCTCGCGCGCTCGCCAACGACCCGCCCATCCTGGCTGCCGATGAGCCCACCGGCAATCTCGACTCAAAAACCGCTGACGCGGTGTTTCACCTGTTCGAAGAGTTGGTGGACGCTCACAAGACAATCATCATGGTCACCCACGACGCCGATATCGCCTCGCGCGTCCGGCGTTCACTCACGGTAAGCGACGGCGAGATAGTCGAGGAGACGACGCACCGCCCACGGACCGCGCGTTCCGGTCCATGA
- a CDS encoding TrkH family potassium uptake protein: protein MWVRLYSPDMRTILHFVGILVTGIGLAMIIPLVVGVLAREWDAALDFALGAGVSCAVGMALMHAEVRPSRMNHTHALAITALGWIAAAMAAALPLAFSDNYPSYLDACFDAISGLTVSGLTVAVDLDHMSYAHNMWRHLMQLIGGQGIVVAALSLAVGLRGGAFSLYVAEGRDERILPNIVHTARFIWVVTAVYVALGTATFFAIMSFIGMSPARSLLHGFWIAAAAFDTGGFAPQRMNLMYYHHYLIEALALILMMAGSINFALHAQIWRGSRRELRKNIETRVLAFVITAWSALVAIGLTYADTFTSAYGVFRKGVFQVISGHSAGHQTVYGSQFIHDFSGVGLIAIMLGMAVGGSLSSTGGGIKALRVGVIAKSIVLHVKQAIAPKSAAMTVRYHHLGMRVLKPEVVGAAATVFILYLVTYVVGGVAGAAYGYGASEAMFESISATANSGLSIGITSATMPTGLKLVYMFQMWAGRLEFIAVLVLVSQVVLAFDVRRWRSR from the coding sequence ATGTGGGTGCGGCTGTACTCCCCGGACATGCGCACGATACTCCACTTCGTTGGGATTCTCGTCACGGGTATCGGCCTCGCGATGATCATCCCGCTTGTGGTGGGAGTGCTTGCGCGGGAGTGGGACGCGGCACTTGATTTCGCCTTGGGAGCTGGAGTGTCGTGCGCCGTCGGCATGGCGCTGATGCACGCCGAGGTGCGCCCCTCACGCATGAATCACACGCACGCGCTCGCAATCACCGCGCTGGGGTGGATCGCCGCCGCTATGGCCGCAGCGCTGCCCCTCGCGTTTTCGGACAACTATCCGAGCTACCTCGACGCGTGCTTCGACGCGATCAGCGGTTTGACGGTCTCAGGGCTGACTGTCGCGGTCGACCTCGATCACATGTCCTACGCCCATAACATGTGGCGGCATCTGATGCAGCTTATCGGAGGACAGGGGATCGTCGTCGCCGCCCTCTCGCTCGCGGTGGGACTTCGTGGCGGCGCGTTCTCACTCTACGTCGCCGAGGGCCGTGACGAGCGGATTCTTCCCAACATCGTTCACACCGCGCGGTTCATCTGGGTTGTTACCGCGGTTTACGTCGCACTCGGTACGGCAACCTTCTTCGCGATCATGTCGTTTATCGGCATGTCGCCGGCGAGGAGTCTCCTGCACGGATTCTGGATAGCCGCCGCGGCGTTCGACACGGGAGGGTTCGCGCCGCAGCGGATGAATCTCATGTACTACCACCACTACCTGATCGAGGCTCTTGCTCTCATTCTCATGATGGCAGGATCGATCAACTTCGCCCTCCATGCGCAGATCTGGCGTGGATCACGCAGGGAGCTGCGCAAGAACATCGAGACTCGCGTGCTTGCGTTCGTCATTACAGCGTGGTCGGCGCTTGTCGCAATCGGACTCACGTACGCGGATACCTTCACCAGCGCATATGGGGTCTTCCGTAAAGGGGTGTTCCAGGTCATCTCGGGACATAGCGCGGGGCACCAGACAGTGTACGGGAGCCAGTTCATTCATGATTTCAGCGGTGTGGGATTGATCGCGATCATGCTCGGCATGGCCGTAGGGGGCTCGCTCTCGTCGACAGGTGGCGGCATCAAGGCTTTGCGCGTAGGGGTGATCGCTAAATCGATCGTTCTTCACGTCAAGCAGGCGATCGCACCGAAGAGCGCCGCAATGACGGTGCGCTACCATCATCTCGGCATGAGGGTCCTCAAGCCGGAAGTGGTGGGCGCTGCCGCGACGGTATTCATCCTCTACCTCGTGACGTACGTCGTGGGCGGTGTCGCGGGTGCGGCATATGGGTACGGAGCTTCCGAGGCGATGTTCGAATCGATCTCCGCAACGGCGAACTCGGGACTTTCGATTGGTATTACGTCCGCGACGATGCCCACGGGGCTCAAACTCGTGTACATGTTTCAGATGTGGGCCGGGCGGCTTGAGTTTATCGCGGTACTCGTGCTCGTGTCGCAGGTGGTCTTGGCGTTTGACGTGAGGAGGTGGCGTTCGCGATGA
- the rsgA gene encoding ribosome small subunit-dependent GTPase A translates to MPHASGAPGGLASRAEPPRDLSALGFSGHFEELFVHLAEKGFVPGRVSRVDRGQPLVLTETGPLRAEPAAHLRDLGDARIVVGDWVALARPEGHDLAIVEAIIPRVSAFSRKDPGEQGVEQVVVANVDVAFVVQALSPGPNIARLERELVLAWESGAQPVVVLTKSDLATDVQTARAEVSAVALGIETLVTCAITGEGVDAITACLGRGKSGAFFGASGVGKSTLVNSLVGDEVQQTAAVRETDGKGRHTTVAREMFFLADGSILIDTPGMRALALLSGGEGIAAAFPDVEQLAERCRFADCRHVREPGCALREAVEDGRLSERRLASYRALKDEAAHVETRQDRGRSRHRRDGRGG, encoded by the coding sequence ATGCCACATGCAAGCGGGGCGCCTGGCGGCCTCGCGTCCCGGGCCGAGCCGCCCCGTGATCTTAGCGCGCTCGGTTTCTCGGGACACTTCGAGGAGCTGTTCGTCCACCTTGCCGAGAAGGGCTTCGTGCCCGGTCGCGTGAGCCGGGTCGATCGAGGACAGCCGCTGGTGCTTACCGAGACCGGGCCGCTGCGTGCGGAGCCCGCCGCTCACCTGCGGGACTTGGGTGACGCGAGGATCGTGGTCGGCGACTGGGTCGCGCTGGCGCGTCCGGAAGGGCACGACCTGGCGATAGTTGAGGCGATCATACCGCGCGTCTCGGCGTTTTCGCGCAAAGACCCTGGTGAGCAAGGGGTTGAGCAGGTTGTGGTGGCTAATGTCGATGTCGCATTCGTGGTGCAGGCGCTCAGTCCAGGGCCCAACATCGCTCGGCTCGAACGCGAACTCGTGCTGGCGTGGGAGAGCGGCGCGCAGCCGGTCGTCGTGTTGACCAAGTCCGACCTCGCGACTGACGTTCAGACTGCGCGCGCCGAGGTCTCGGCGGTCGCACTGGGTATCGAAACGCTTGTAACCTGCGCCATTACGGGAGAGGGCGTTGATGCGATCACGGCTTGCCTTGGAAGGGGCAAATCCGGCGCGTTCTTTGGCGCCTCGGGAGTTGGGAAATCGACGCTGGTGAACAGTTTGGTTGGGGACGAGGTGCAGCAGACCGCAGCGGTGCGCGAAACGGATGGGAAGGGGCGCCACACGACCGTCGCCCGCGAGATGTTCTTTCTGGCGGACGGGAGCATCCTCATCGACACGCCGGGGATGAGGGCGCTCGCACTCCTGAGCGGCGGCGAAGGGATCGCGGCGGCGTTTCCTGACGTCGAACAGCTTGCCGAGCGGTGCCGCTTCGCGGACTGCCGTCACGTTCGGGAACCCGGTTGCGCGCTGCGGGAGGCGGTCGAGGATGGCAGGTTGTCCGAGAGACGCCTGGCGAGCTACCGTGCGCTCAAAGATGAGGCGGCGCACGTTGAGACGCGGCAAGACAGAGGCCGCTCCCGTCACAGGCGTGACGGACGCGGCGGCTAG
- the metW gene encoding methionine biosynthesis protein MetW, which yields MTAAELLRSDLRLISEMIPPESRVLDLGCGDGSLMAHLRDEKGCTVRGVDLSSPDIANALARGLSVVQIDLDEGLPGYRDDAFDFVVLSQTLQVVRRPAFVLREMLRVGRRGVVTFPNFGHWRVRGYLALRGRMPVSRSIPFTWYNTPNIHHTTITDFRDFVAGNGGAIEREIPLITDVRVGGVRSARLWPNLRADTAVVLVARA from the coding sequence ATGACCGCGGCAGAGCTGCTCCGGTCCGACCTTCGCCTGATCAGCGAGATGATTCCTCCGGAAAGCCGAGTGCTTGATTTGGGTTGCGGGGACGGGTCGCTCATGGCGCACCTTCGCGATGAGAAGGGATGCACGGTGCGCGGTGTTGACCTTAGTTCGCCAGACATCGCGAACGCTCTTGCACGGGGACTGTCGGTGGTGCAGATCGACCTCGACGAAGGACTTCCTGGCTACCGTGACGACGCATTCGACTTCGTTGTGCTCTCCCAGACACTGCAGGTTGTCAGGCGCCCCGCGTTCGTGTTGCGCGAGATGCTTCGAGTCGGGCGCCGGGGAGTCGTGACGTTTCCCAACTTTGGGCACTGGCGGGTGCGCGGTTACCTTGCCCTGAGGGGCCGCATGCCGGTCTCTCGCTCGATACCGTTCACGTGGTACAACACGCCCAATATCCATCACACGACGATCACCGACTTCCGCGACTTTGTCGCCGGGAACGGCGGGGCGATAGAGCGCGAAATCCCGCTCATCACAGATGTCCGGGTGGGTGGCGTGCGCTCTGCGCGACTGTGGCCCAACCTGCGAGCGGACACAGCAGTGGTGTTGGTGGCGAGGGCGTGA